From Thermodesulfobacteriota bacterium:
TACTATACCATAGCTTACCGAAAGGCCAAGTCCGGTACCTTGACCGACTTCCTTGGTGGTGAAGAACGGGTCAAATATCTTATTTAGGTTTTCCGGAGGAATGCCGACCCCCGTATCAGAGATATCAATAAACACCGCACCATCTTCGGTACGGGCCTTAACAGACAATGTTCCGCCGTCGGGCATGGCATGAATGGCGTTCAGAATTATATTGAGAAAAGCCTGTTGCAGGCGGCTCCTGTCCACCATGGGATCGGGGATATCATCCGCGATCTGGACGCTGGTCTCCACATTGCTGGAGAGATCACTCTGGACGAGCTCAAGGCTGTCTTCCACTAGTTCCCTTAATCGCACGCGATCGATTGCAAATACCTTCTCCCGGGAAAATTCCAGGAGATTCCGGACTAAATCTCTGGCCTTGTCCGCCTGGACACTGATATTCCGCAAGAGTTTGCGGAGATAATCCTTATCCGAAGAATCGAGCTCCTCGATAAGGATTTGACAGGACGTGGAGATGTTGTTTAAGGGATTGTTAATCTCATGGGCCACTCCGGAGGTCAGGGTGCCCAGAGAAGCCAGCTTTTTGGTCTGTACGAGCATGTCCTGATTTTCCTTAAGCTCTTTGACCATGCGATTAAAGGTTTCTATGCAGGAGCCTACCTCATCGTGTGACTTGATCTCGGGTACAAAACTGAAATCTCCGTTGGCTATCTTGCGGGTTGTTGCCTCGATCTGGCCGAGCGGTTTTACGATGTGACGGCGAACCAGAGAGTAGGATACAGCGGCAAAGAATACAATAAATACTATAGCTCCAAGGGAGAGTTTTTGATATCGTTCCAATAACGAACTGATTTCCAGCCTTTCATGACGTACGAGGTCCTTGGTGAATTCGTAGAGCTGACGCCCGGTGATCCGCAATTCGTTTGCTTGCCTGCTCTTCACAGGCCCATCTCTGAGAAGGCTTTCGACATTCTGTTTGTACATCTCCAGATTGTGCTGAAAGGTTGCGAACATCTTAAGGCCGGCTACTTCGATAACTTCTTTACGCAAGTTATAGCTCAGGTCATGAATGCGATAGACGTACTCTAAGACCTCCGCCAGACTGGTCTCGTCATGGTACAGAAAGTAATTTTTCTCCAACCTCCGCATTTCGAGTATGTTTTTTGTGAGATCGTCAGCCATCTCCACGAATTTCAACCTGTTATCAATCCGCTGGAGGCTGTTGTAAGCTACAATCTCTATAATCGAGATAATAAAGATGACTACTGCCAAGAAAAAGAATATCTTTTGACCCAGTTTTAGATTGATATGCATCAGTAGTATCCCTTAAACAGAACAATAGCAAAAACCGGTACTTCATGCAATAGAGAGGGACTGATTTAATCTTAGGCAAACATTGGCTGGGAGGGATGACGAAGCAGACTCGTCCCCATGGACCCAACTCCATGATATATGATATTAGATGCCGGAGATTAAGGGATTACCGCACACTTTAGGGGGAAGGATGCTTTTATTCTTTCCAGAAGATGCACTGGCCCGGGCAATTATCCATGGCTTCCTGAACCTTCTCTTCGGGACAGTCAAAACTGGTTACCTCTGCATGTTCCATAGCCCCTTCTTCAAAACGAAAGCAATCAGGGCACAGTTCCGCACATGATCCGCAGGCCAGGCAGTCCTCGGCCGCGATGTAAAATTCCTTAGCCATCGTTGACCTCCTTTTGATTTTTGTATGCCATATAAGAGGCGAATTACACGCAAATTTTTTACGGCTCTGTATCGCTTTTAGATAGTCTAGGGACTATTTCAGCGTAAAGTCAATAATAAATTTGGGGGTGTTGTTGCTGCTTGTCGGCTTCAGTAGTTTTATTTGAGATCCAGTCCGGATGTGGTCATGGTTAATTGACTATGTTTAATGCCTTTAAGGGCGTTAATCTTATCCGCCAGTTGGCGTACCTTCTCCGCCTCACCCCGGACGATGATAACCTCCAGACAGTTATGGTGGTCGAGATGAATATGTTGCGACGAGATGATATGTTCATGGAAATCATGCTGCAGGTCCGTCAGTTTATTCAGTAATTCCCGCTTGTGGTGGTCATAGACAGAGGTAATGGTTCCGATTACCTGTTTGCCTTTGATCTTCGCATCCCATTCCCGCTGTACCAGTTTTTCACGTATCAGGTCGCGGATGGCCTCGGAACGGTTTGTATAATGGCGTTCCGCTATAAATTGATCGAAGGAGGCAATCAGATCGGCCGGGATGGATATTCCAAACCGGATGATATCACTCATATTTGGATCCCTGTATCAGAAATTTTATAAAATAATAGCACGAAGCTATCTGTTGTCAATTGTTATTGATAGGCTGATAGGTATCGGCAGATGTAAGATAGTGTTCATCCGGAAACTGCCGTTTCCGAATGAAAGCCCTCAGCGATCAGCTGTCAGCAAAAGAATACGAGAAACAGCCTCTTAAGCTGAAAGCTGACTGCTGACAGCTCCATCCAGAAAACCGAGTTTTCTGGATGGAAACTAATTAAACGATGTTTTTTTATTGGAATCGTTCAGGGAGGGTTTGGATGCCTCATTAATATCTACTATCTTGATGCCCCCGGGGAACTCTTTGATGATATATCTGGTAATCCTGCTTATTTTTTGTGTCGTCTCAGCCATTTTATGTACTTGCTTGTAGATGGTGTTTATAGTCTGATAGTTTGGATCTTCCGGCGCTATCTTGAGCATTAAGAGTTCCGTTATCCCCAGAAGGGCGGTCATGGGCTGAGCCAGTTCATGGGCAGCAGCCCCGGCCATTTCTATTACAGCCTTTAATTTTTCCTGCTGAATCCTTATCTCTTCTTCTTTTTTTCTATGAGTTATATCCCGTATAATGGCCTGAAAACCGGTCTGACTGCCATCTTTACATAGACAGCTTAACTTGACCTCGATATTCTGCTCTTTACCCTCTTTTGTCACCACAACCAGGTTGAGAGGCTTTAAAAGGACGCCCTGTTTTTTCAGAAGACCCAGACTTTTCAAGAAGTTATCCACGTCATGCACGGAAAACAGGTTCTGTAGGGATAGGGCGGCTATTTCTTCCCTGCTGTAGCCCGACATTTCAAAAAATTTCTTGTTTACTTCCAGCAGATTTCCACCGGGATCCAGAATGGCTATGGCATCGGAGGCATTTTCAAAGAGTTGCCTGTATTTCTCTTCCGACTCCTGAACCCGGGCCGATTCAATCGCCAGCTTTTCCTGTTGCTGGTGAAGTTTTTTGACTAAGACATCATATTCTATGTTAATCTTTCCGAGCTTAGTATTCGCCTCCTGAAGTATCTGATAATAGTCCCTGATATCAGATGCATTGATCTCAAAAACATCGGCCAGGCCCTTGACCCTGGTTACAAAGGAATTCAGGAGTGAACTTATCTGATCCTGTGTGAACTTAAAGAAGCGGTTTGCTTCCCGGGAGAATTGGGCTGTTCTATACCCGTTTTCTCCCCTGAATATCTCCAGCATAATATCCGAGAGATAGATGATCCGGCACAGTTTTTGGGCGTGGATGTGGTCACTGACCATCAGATCCGGATTATGGTGGCACCTTATAGTAAGGCTCATGGCAGGAGGCAGGCACCATTGCTCTGCGATGATTTCTCCCAACTCTGTATGATCGATGCCCAGAATCTCCTGCTCAATAGCCTTCATGGGCTGTCCGGATGCCTCTTTTTTTGCTAAGACCGTATCAAAAAGTTCAGGCTGATAGGTAGCCATGACCAGCACACCGATATCGTGTAAGAGCCCGAGCACAAAGACCTCTTCCGGTTCCTGGCAACCACATTCGCGGGCAATCATATCTGCGGCTGCTGCCGAACAAAAGGCATCGCGACAAAACCTCTTGTGATCAAATCTTCCCTTTTTCTTCAAGGCAAAGGCCTCGACGATGGAAATGCTCAGCACCAGATTACAGACCATCTTGAACCCCAGGAGGGCAATAGCGTGCTGGATGGTGGAGACCTTTTGTGAGAGGCCATAAAAGGGCGAGTTAACAAGGCGCAAGACCTTGGACGTAAGGGCCGGCGATTCCAGGATGACCTTGGCTAATTCCTGAGCGGTAGCCCCGTCCACGGCTATTTTCATCACTTTGGTGGCTGTACATGAGAGAACAGGTATGTCCTTTCCTGATTTAAGCCATTCGATCAATTGCTTCTTGATCATTATCTAAGACCTCTGTGTGCCGGCATTTGTTACGCTTATCGGCAGGGTGTAGTTTTACTATAGTAAAATTTTTTGGGCTCATCGTGAAAGAGTGTGGGTAAATTTCTCTTAAAATAAGGCATGCTTTTTATTATCCCCCCGTTAGCAAGGGGGGGCGAGGGGGGATTTGAAAGGCAAACAATTATAAAATCTCCCCTAACCCCTCTTTTCCAAAGAGGGGAATAGAGAAGAGTAAAGAATTACCCATTCGATTACGCGAAGAGCCAATTTTTGTAGCTATTAGCAGCCGGGATGCCGCTCCTACGGAATGATACGCCAAAGGATCTCTTCAACCTCCGTAGGAGCGCCTTCCATGTGCGACGTGATGAGTGATGGGGTGAGAATACAGAAGTCAGGATAAAAAACTTTTACTCTTGAACATGCATAGCGAGCGAATACGATGCATTTTACGTTGCATACGGAGATTCCCCGCAGCTTGCTGCGGGGAGCTTCAATTCTAAGCTGAAAGCTGACCGCTGATTGCTGACAGCTTACTTCCTAACCAGGCGTTTAACGGTTCTGGCTATAGAGACCGGATCCAGACCCTGCATACGGTATAAATCGTCCGGGATGCCCGATGCCCCATATCCGGTTACACCTAATTTTGCGAAGTGCACTTTTATACCTTTTTCAGCCAGGACATCTCCTACGATTTTACCTAAGCCGGTATAGACATTATGGTCTTCTACTGTTACCAGGACCCCGGTCTGTGCAGCCTTGATCACGCTGCGCCGGTCAAGGGGCTTGATAGAGGCCATATTGAGCAAGCTGACGGCCAGGCCATATTTTTCCTGCAAGATGTCTGTTGCGGCCAAGGCACGGGGGATCATGGCTCCGTAGCTTATAATACAGCCGTCCTTACCCCTGCGCAGCCAGTCAGCCTCTCCCGGTTCAAACTTATGGGCAGGGCCAAAGAACGGTTTGCCCTTTTTATCGGTTATAACCGGTACCTTAGACCGCCCCATCCCGACAAAGTGATTCCCTGGATTAGCCGCCACATACCGGATAATCCGGTCGGTCTGGTTCGGGTCTGCGGGGAGAAAGATGGAAAAGTTAAAGAGATTGTAAAGAAGTCCAATATAATCGATGCACTGGTGGGTAGGCCCGTCTTCACCCACGTCCAGCCCCAGGTGGGTGCATACGAGCTTGAGGGAGGTCTCGTTTATGTCATTTAAGCGATGCTGGTTATATGTCTCTCCCACGCCGAAGACCCCGAAGGTGCTGAAGAAACTGATAAACCCTTCTCTGCTCATAGCCCCGGCAATGGACGCCGCATGATGCTCCTGGATGCCGGCCTCAAAAAAGGCCTCCGGGCATAGGTCGCGGAACTTATCCATCTTGACCGATCCCTCCAGGTCACAGGAAAAGCCCAGAATTTTCGGGCAGCGGCCGCGGATATTGTTAGTCTTCGCCAAGTCCAGTAGGGCGGCTCCATAGGCGGAACGGTTGTCGGTCATTTTCCCGGCCTCATAAGTTATGGGAGCGCCGCTATCAATCGACGGAAGGGGAGGCGTATAATGGGTTGAGGGGGAAAGGATTCGGTTTTTCTTTCTTTTTTCCATCCACAGGGAAGGATCGTCAGTAAAGCCCAACTCGCCCAAGGCCTTTTGCGCCTCTTCTAATCCCAGCGTTTGTCCGTGGTATTTGCTGCGATTTTCCATAAAGGAGACGCCCTTGCCCATTGTGGTGCGGGCAATAATTGCAGTCGGCAGGTGGGGATTTTCTGTTTCGCTGTTTTTGATCTTCCGTAGTGCGGCAAAGATATCTTCCACATCATGACCGTCTTCCAGGTAAATAACATTCCATCCATTAGCTTTGTATTCGGCACGAAGGTTTTGCGGCATGACCTCCTGGGTATCGCCGCCGATTTGCAGCCTGTTACGGTCAACGATGGCGATGAGGTTGGATAGTTGATATTTGAAGGCAAACCGTCTGGCCTCGCAGACCTGGCCTTTTTGTTGCTCCCCGTCACCCATAAGGCAGAAGACCAGATTGTCCTGCTTTTTGAGTTTAGAGGCCAGGGCCATGGCAGCGGCGGCGGAGAGTCCCTGTCCCAGATTTCCGGTGTTCCATTCTATTCCCGGTACGCCCTGTTCCACATGTCCGGCAAAGGGTGACCCGGCCTTGCGGAATTCGAGTAAAAAGCGCTCCTCAGAAAAGTAGCCGAACTCACTTAAGACACTGTAGGCCGCGGGTGATATGTGGCCCATACTGATTACTACGCGATCCCGTTTAGGCCAGCGCGGATCAACGGGGTTATGTCTGATTATGGAATAAAGCATGATTAATAAATGCAGCGAGGAAAGAGACCCGCCCGGGTGTCCGCTGCCGGCCAGGGTTGTGCTCAGGATTATGCGCCGGGCGCAATTTCTCCACATAACTTCTAAAGATTTTTTTTCTTCTACAGTCAAGGCTTCCTTGTTGATATCCAGTTTAAATTTCACGATAAACTCCCCGTAATTAGTTGGTTCCCATCCGGAAACCCCGGGTTTCCGGCCTACGGTCGCCTAAGGCCGGATGGAGCGGTCAGCATTCAGCTTAACATGTTGTTTGTCTTGGTTTTTAGCTGATAGCTGACGGCTGATCGCTGAAAGCTTGAATCCGGAAACGGCAATTTTCGGATGAAAACTAGTTATAAAAACTTGCAGTCTAATAACCTATTTTCGAATGGATATGCAAGGGAAAAAATGGAGGCATGAGTGGTTAGATATTGTATTTTTTCATCTTGTATTGCAACAGGCTTTTGGTAATTCCCAGCATGGCAGCGGCATGGGCCTGCACATTTCCGGCGCGGGCCAGCGCCCTTTTTATCATCTTGGCCTCCACGTCTTCCAATGCCTCGTTTAGTTTGACCTGCATGGGGATAAAACGGTCTATGTCCAGGTCGATGTTTTCTGCTTCCTGTGATTCTGAAGCCATATCGGCCGGTGTTATCTCGTGGCCGGAGGCCAGAATAACCGCCCGTTCGATGACATGCTCCAGTTCGCGCACATTGCCCGGCCAGGATCTGGTGTAGAGTTGACGCATGGCTGCCGGAAGTATTTCCAGATGACTCTTACCGACTGCCTGACCGTATTTATTCAGGAAATGTGCGGCGAGTAGAGGAATATCACCGGGTCTTTCCCGCAAAGGGGGTAAATGCAGGCGTACCACGTTGAGGCGATAATAGAGGTCTTCCCTCAGGTTACCTGTTTCGACCTCTTTTTTGGGGTCCTTGTTGGAGGCGGCAATAACCCGTACATCTATTTTGAGCGTTTTTGTACCCCCTACGCGTTCAAACTCCATCTCCTGCAGGGCCCTCAGCAGTTTGGCCTGTAAGGCTGCTGGCATCTCGGCTATTTCATCCAGAAAAATAGTGCCTCCGTCCGCCAGTTCAAAACGCCCCTTACGCATCGCTATAGCGCCGGTAAAAGAGCCTTTTTCGTGGCCGAAAAGCTCGCTTTCCAGGAGGGTTTCCGGGATGGCGGCACAGTTTACAGAGACAAAGGCATTATTTTTACGCGGGCTATTATAATGGACAGCCTTGGCTACCAGTTCCTTACCGGTGCCGGTTTCACCGGTGATGAGTACGGTAGCCTTGGTGTCGGCTACCTTTTCAATCATCTCATAGAGTTTAAGCATAGCCGGGCTCTTGCCTATGATATTCCCGAATTGATATTTGCGGCTTACTTCGTGTCTGAGGTTCAGATTCTCGCGTCTTAGCTTATAGAGGTCGATTGCCTTGCGGACGGTTATCTTCAACTCCTCATTCTGAAAAGGCTTGGTGACGTAATCAAACGCCCCTTTCTTCATGGCCTTGACCGCCTTTTCTACCGTGGCATAGGCGGTCATGACAATTACCGGGATTTCGCTGTTAACAGACCGGATGTTTTCCAGGAGTTCTATGCCATCCATGTTGGGCATCTTCATGTCCGTCAGCACCAGATCAAAGTCAGATTCCTTAAATATTTCCAACGCCTGTGGGGCATTTTCGGCGGTTACGACCTCATAATTTTCTTCGGATAGCAGTTCTTTTAGCACAATTAAATAGTTTTTTTCGTCATCCACGATCAGTATGCTTTCCATGGTTCCTCAACTCTCGTCCAGGGCCTGGCGGACCATTCTTATTAATTCGTCGATCTTGTAAGGCTTCTGGATAAATCCTTTAGCGCCTTTTTGGACTACGGCTTGATAGTGCCCGTCTGAGCTATAACCGCTGGAGACGATAACTTTGACTGCCGGGTTGACGGCTTGTAGCCGTTCAAAGGTCTCGATACCACCCATCCTGGGCATGATCATGTCCAGAATAATCAAGTCAATTCCGTCTTTTTGTTTCTCATAGATACTAACGGCTTCGATGCCGTCAGCCGCCGGTATAACTTTATATCCGTAGCTCTCAAGGACTTCCCTGCCCAGGTCCCTTACTACCTCCTCGTCATCTACCAAGAGGATATTTTCATGCCCGCCCCTTGATTCCTTTACTGATGCGGCTGAGTCTGATGGGGCAGCTATGTTAGTTGACGCCGGGATATAGATCTCAAAGGTTGTGCCCTTCATGGGTTCGCTTTTGAGGTTGATGAACCCCCCATGATTTTTGATCACGCCATAGACTACGGATAACCCCAGGCCCGTTCCCTTCCTCTTGTCCTTGGTGCTAAAAAATGGATCGAATATCTTGTGCTGGATATCCCTGGCTATCCCGGTGCCGGTATCGGAAATGGTAATCTTGACGTAATTGCCTGTGGCTGTCTCCGGGTAATCGGCCAGGGGTTCGTCGTTAAGCGTTACATTTTCCGTCTTGATCGTTAGGATGCCCCCGGTGGGCATGGCATCCCGGGCATTTATGCAGATGTTGAGGAGAACCTGTTCCATCTGAGAGGGGTCTGCTTCCATGGCCCATATATCCGGCGAGAATTCCTTATGTATCCGGATGCTTCTATCGATAGTTCTTTCCAGGAGTTGAAGGGTTTCCTCGGCAATCTTATTTATATTTACAGGTTCTGTACGGGATTTATCCCCACGACTGAAGGTCAGTAATTGCCGGGTCAAACGGGCGGCCTTGACCGCTGATTGCTCAATGGTATCGGCATACTTATATAAAGAATCTCCCTCCCGGGTCCTGGTTTTAAGGAGCGAGGCATAACCCAGTATCCCGGAGAGCAGGTTATTGAAATCATGGGCAATCCCTCCGGCCAACACCCCTATACTTTCCATCTTTTGTGCCTGCAGGAGCTGCTGTTCCAGCTGTTTTTTTTCTGTAACATCACGGGAATACTCTACCACCTGTATTATCCGGTCTTCATGGTCGAATATGGGGAAGGTAAATACGTCGGCGCTGACTACCGTCCCGTTGCTTCTGGTCCGCTCCCGTGTCTTAAAGTATGTTTTGCCCGTCTTAAAGGTCTCCTCAACCACACAACCCTCGCACGGCTTTTGACGTTTGTAGAAAATTTCGTAACACTTGCGCCCAATCATGTCCTGCACGGGTATGCCACGTTGTCTGGCCATACCTTCATTGGCCTTGATAACGTTGTAATCTCTGTCCACGACGTCTATGCCATCGGTGATGCTGTTAAAGAGCACCTGAAGTTCATCCCTGGTGCGGGACACATCCTCTTCCAGTTTCCTTCGTTCGGTCACATCCCTGGCGATGCCCAGTATCCCGGCGCCAGCCTTGCCTTCCTTCAGTACGGAAATATGCATTTCTATGATTTTTTCGGTACGGGTCTTATCTATTAAGCGGAAAGCGATTCCCACTGTTGCGGCCTTACCGGCAATGACCCTTTCGATTTTATTCCTTACCAGATCCCGTTCATCGGGATGGACGATGTCCAGGAGATGCATTTTTCCTGTCATATCCTCCCGGGAATATCCGGTTAGATTTTCTCCGTAGCTGTTGATAGAGGTAAAGATATAATTTCTGTCTATCGTGAAAAAGGCGTCATTGGCTATCTCGAAGAGGTTAGTATAGCGCATCTCTGTAGCCAGAAGCCGTTCGGTCCGTTCTTTAACCAACTCTTCCAGATTTTTGGAGTAATTATAGAGACTTTTTTGCGCCTCATTCAGGGCCTCAGTCTTGGCCTGGATACTTTCCGTCATACGATTGAAAGAGGAGGCCAGCATCCCGACTTCGTCCGGACTTTCTATGATAGCCCGTCTGGTGTAGTCGCCTTCGGCAATTTTCTCTGTAGCAACAGCAAGTTCTTTTATGGGTCGTACTATCTTCTTGGAGACAAATATAGAGATCACCACCCCAAAGGGGGTAATACCTATGACGAAGAGGACGATCTGGGTAAATAGCTCATCCTTTAAACCGACATAGGGCGACTCCAGCGTTCCCACATAAAGTATGCCGATAGTCTTTTTATCGAGGTCGTAGATAGGCTCATAGGCCGTGATGTACCAGTCGTGGACCACAAAGGCCCGGCCGATCCAGCGCTCACCTTTTTCCAGGCAGGCCTCGCCGACCTCGGCCGATATACAGGTGCCGATGGCCCGCCGGCCGTCCCTTGTCTGGACATTGGTCGAAATCCTCACTTCGCCCTGGAAGATAGTCGAGGTGCCTACCATGCGGCCTTTATAGAGCCGATCCCGGTAAACCGTATCTCTGGTTTTGTCCACAATATCAAAGTTGCGGTTGAGGAGTTGTGCAGTATAGAGCGTTCCTGCTACCTTGCCGTCGGCCATAACCGGTTGAGCCGCTGCCAGCACCATGCCGCTGTCGAGGCGCCTTGGTCTGGGCTTCGGTTTGGCCCGTGGTGTGGGAATTATCTCAATGCAAGCCCGTTCTGCCAGGTCTCCTCCCTCCCGGGCCAGTCTTTCTAAGGGGAGGAGGTCTGTGGCATAAACGCACTGTCCCTTCAGCGCCCTTGATATCAGTTTATCTGTGGAGAGGTCATCACCCTGTACCTCTGAGATTCCGGCCCGGGCCACTACCCGTCCTTTATTGTCGGTGGCCAGGAGGATATCGACCTTTTCCAGGTCCTTTAACTTTCCCAGTTCCTTTTTCAAGGGTCCCGGTTTGCCGCTAAATATTTCATTAGTTATGGAAGTCCGCAGGGATTGATAGAGTATTAACCTGGACAGGTGATAAAGCTCGCCGTTATAAATAACGCGGGAAGAATTGAGGTCAAACTCCACTTTTTCCTGGGCCTGTTTTAGTGCGGTCTTGTCGATAAAGTTCAGGCTCCAGGGGATGAAGATGAGGACAGAAAGGGCCGGGACCGCCAATATACCCAGAAGGATCCGGTTACGTATGGACTTTTTGAAAAAGCTTGTTTTCACCTGAAAATACCTCTTATCTGTCATTCCGTGCCTGACCCCGTATCAAGTACGGGGCAGGCTACGGAATCCAGGGTTTCCGGATGAGCACTAAACTACCTCTATTACCTTTCGGCATAACGGTAATTTTTATTTATAGCATAGATTGAGGATGGATTAAAACTTTTTTCACAAGTGAAATTTTTTGTAATTGTGAAGGATTGTTAACTATTGGCCTCC
This genomic window contains:
- a CDS encoding ATP-binding protein, coding for MHINLKLGQKIFFFLAVVIFIISIIEIVAYNSLQRIDNRLKFVEMADDLTKNILEMRRLEKNYFLYHDETSLAEVLEYVYRIHDLSYNLRKEVIEVAGLKMFATFQHNLEMYKQNVESLLRDGPVKSRQANELRITGRQLYEFTKDLVRHERLEISSLLERYQKLSLGAIVFIVFFAAVSYSLVRRHIVKPLGQIEATTRKIANGDFSFVPEIKSHDEVGSCIETFNRMVKELKENQDMLVQTKKLASLGTLTSGVAHEINNPLNNISTSCQILIEELDSSDKDYLRKLLRNISVQADKARDLVRNLLEFSREKVFAIDRVRLRELVEDSLELVQSDLSSNVETSVQIADDIPDPMVDRSRLQQAFLNIILNAIHAMPDGGTLSVKARTEDGAVFIDISDTGVGIPPENLNKIFDPFFTTKEVGQGTGLGLSVSYGIVKKHGGRLTVKSKEGKGTIFTIALPLEQKKMEKAVV
- a CDS encoding ferredoxin, with translation MAKEFYIAAEDCLACGSCAELCPDCFRFEEGAMEHAEVTSFDCPEEKVQEAMDNCPGQCIFWKE
- the nikR gene encoding nickel-responsive transcriptional regulator NikR; the protein is MSDIIRFGISIPADLIASFDQFIAERHYTNRSEAIRDLIREKLVQREWDAKIKGKQVIGTITSVYDHHKRELLNKLTDLQHDFHEHIISSQHIHLDHHNCLEVIIVRGEAEKVRQLADKINALKGIKHSQLTMTTSGLDLK
- a CDS encoding HDOD domain-containing protein — protein: MIKKQLIEWLKSGKDIPVLSCTATKVMKIAVDGATAQELAKVILESPALTSKVLRLVNSPFYGLSQKVSTIQHAIALLGFKMVCNLVLSISIVEAFALKKKGRFDHKRFCRDAFCSAAAADMIARECGCQEPEEVFVLGLLHDIGVLVMATYQPELFDTVLAKKEASGQPMKAIEQEILGIDHTELGEIIAEQWCLPPAMSLTIRCHHNPDLMVSDHIHAQKLCRIIYLSDIMLEIFRGENGYRTAQFSREANRFFKFTQDQISSLLNSFVTRVKGLADVFEINASDIRDYYQILQEANTKLGKINIEYDVLVKKLHQQQEKLAIESARVQESEEKYRQLFENASDAIAILDPGGNLLEVNKKFFEMSGYSREEIAALSLQNLFSVHDVDNFLKSLGLLKKQGVLLKPLNLVVVTKEGKEQNIEVKLSCLCKDGSQTGFQAIIRDITHRKKEEEIRIQQEKLKAVIEMAGAAAHELAQPMTALLGITELLMLKIAPEDPNYQTINTIYKQVHKMAETTQKISRITRYIIKEFPGGIKIVDINEASKPSLNDSNKKTSFN
- a CDS encoding transketolase, coding for MKFKLDINKEALTVEEKKSLEVMWRNCARRIILSTTLAGSGHPGGSLSSLHLLIMLYSIIRHNPVDPRWPKRDRVVISMGHISPAAYSVLSEFGYFSEERFLLEFRKAGSPFAGHVEQGVPGIEWNTGNLGQGLSAAAAMALASKLKKQDNLVFCLMGDGEQQKGQVCEARRFAFKYQLSNLIAIVDRNRLQIGGDTQEVMPQNLRAEYKANGWNVIYLEDGHDVEDIFAALRKIKNSETENPHLPTAIIARTTMGKGVSFMENRSKYHGQTLGLEEAQKALGELGFTDDPSLWMEKRKKNRILSPSTHYTPPLPSIDSGAPITYEAGKMTDNRSAYGAALLDLAKTNNIRGRCPKILGFSCDLEGSVKMDKFRDLCPEAFFEAGIQEHHAASIAGAMSREGFISFFSTFGVFGVGETYNQHRLNDINETSLKLVCTHLGLDVGEDGPTHQCIDYIGLLYNLFNFSIFLPADPNQTDRIIRYVAANPGNHFVGMGRSKVPVITDKKGKPFFGPAHKFEPGEADWLRRGKDGCIISYGAMIPRALAATDILQEKYGLAVSLLNMASIKPLDRRSVIKAAQTGVLVTVEDHNVYTGLGKIVGDVLAEKGIKVHFAKLGVTGYGASGIPDDLYRMQGLDPVSIARTVKRLVRK
- a CDS encoding sigma-54 dependent transcriptional regulator, which translates into the protein MESILIVDDEKNYLIVLKELLSEENYEVVTAENAPQALEIFKESDFDLVLTDMKMPNMDGIELLENIRSVNSEIPVIVMTAYATVEKAVKAMKKGAFDYVTKPFQNEELKITVRKAIDLYKLRRENLNLRHEVSRKYQFGNIIGKSPAMLKLYEMIEKVADTKATVLITGETGTGKELVAKAVHYNSPRKNNAFVSVNCAAIPETLLESELFGHEKGSFTGAIAMRKGRFELADGGTIFLDEIAEMPAALQAKLLRALQEMEFERVGGTKTLKIDVRVIAASNKDPKKEVETGNLREDLYYRLNVVRLHLPPLRERPGDIPLLAAHFLNKYGQAVGKSHLEILPAAMRQLYTRSWPGNVRELEHVIERAVILASGHEITPADMASESQEAENIDLDIDRFIPMQVKLNEALEDVEAKMIKRALARAGNVQAHAAAMLGITKSLLQYKMKKYNI
- a CDS encoding PAS domain S-box protein, with the translated sequence MKTSFFKKSIRNRILLGILAVPALSVLIFIPWSLNFIDKTALKQAQEKVEFDLNSSRVIYNGELYHLSRLILYQSLRTSITNEIFSGKPGPLKKELGKLKDLEKVDILLATDNKGRVVARAGISEVQGDDLSTDKLISRALKGQCVYATDLLPLERLAREGGDLAERACIEIIPTPRAKPKPRPRRLDSGMVLAAAQPVMADGKVAGTLYTAQLLNRNFDIVDKTRDTVYRDRLYKGRMVGTSTIFQGEVRISTNVQTRDGRRAIGTCISAEVGEACLEKGERWIGRAFVVHDWYITAYEPIYDLDKKTIGILYVGTLESPYVGLKDELFTQIVLFVIGITPFGVVISIFVSKKIVRPIKELAVATEKIAEGDYTRRAIIESPDEVGMLASSFNRMTESIQAKTEALNEAQKSLYNYSKNLEELVKERTERLLATEMRYTNLFEIANDAFFTIDRNYIFTSINSYGENLTGYSREDMTGKMHLLDIVHPDERDLVRNKIERVIAGKAATVGIAFRLIDKTRTEKIIEMHISVLKEGKAGAGILGIARDVTERRKLEEDVSRTRDELQVLFNSITDGIDVVDRDYNVIKANEGMARQRGIPVQDMIGRKCYEIFYKRQKPCEGCVVEETFKTGKTYFKTRERTRSNGTVVSADVFTFPIFDHEDRIIQVVEYSRDVTEKKQLEQQLLQAQKMESIGVLAGGIAHDFNNLLSGILGYASLLKTRTREGDSLYKYADTIEQSAVKAARLTRQLLTFSRGDKSRTEPVNINKIAEETLQLLERTIDRSIRIHKEFSPDIWAMEADPSQMEQVLLNICINARDAMPTGGILTIKTENVTLNDEPLADYPETATGNYVKITISDTGTGIARDIQHKIFDPFFSTKDKRKGTGLGLSVVYGVIKNHGGFINLKSEPMKGTTFEIYIPASTNIAAPSDSAASVKESRGGHENILLVDDEEVVRDLGREVLESYGYKVIPAADGIEAVSIYEKQKDGIDLIILDMIMPRMGGIETFERLQAVNPAVKVIVSSGYSSDGHYQAVVQKGAKGFIQKPYKIDELIRMVRQALDES